The Calliphora vicina chromosome 3, idCalVici1.1, whole genome shotgun sequence genome contains a region encoding:
- the LOC135955495 gene encoding uncharacterized transmembrane protein DDB_G0289901-like → MGSSLEGAEATSTYRAYGGDIQPYPEPNNVAIENHHQQQQKQLHHQQSHLDKSLRSNSNNFSLQLQLQQTQGQQKPLATPHLDSLKNTDFLTSNTKASITATTAARRYSRFENTEALERRVSSASSGSGGGGGGSRSLAASALADIITADVAGSPQQQQQQHTFGTRTYADGRIKRASIYGSDISGKLTAIGGAGPSRDNTGSLVKRHSGSFTGAFDLTSNRGQTGAVNGFDSGKHWDGDSLQQQQQQQQHQQQYTTDATQGIGGSSSYSTSASSTNSPMRQRLPSQSGLSDLSGNTPGIFVGGLGGSNIYSNNIQTPSTFNIPTGVSAGGATGGAGVSSSSSGVAGGGSAVAIGNSSVVAAGLTSGGSSSGGGTAGSVG, encoded by the exons GGCGCGGAGGCAACATCAACATATCGGGCATACGGAGGCGATATCCAGCCATATCCAGAGCCTAATAATgttgctatagaaaatcatcatcaacaacaacaaaaacaacttcaTCATCAGCAATCACATCTCGACAAATCTTTACgtagcaacagcaacaatttCTCTTTACaactacaactacaacaaaCTCAAGGACAGCAAAAACCTTTAGCGACTCCTCATCTGGACTCTCTCAAAAATACTGACTTTCTAACCTCCAATACAAAAGCCTCAATCACGGCGACTACAGCGGCAAGACGTTACTCCAGGTTTGAGAATACAGAGGCGTTGGAACGACGGGTAAGTTCAGCAAGCAGTGGCAGTGGCGGTGGTGGTGGCGGCTCTAGATCATTAGCAGCTTCAGCTCTTGCTGATATTATAACAGCGGATGTAGCTGGCTCTccgcaacagcagcaacaacagcacaCATTCGGTACAAGAACGTACGCAGACGGCAGGATAAAACGTGCCAGCATTTATGGCTCCGATATCTCAGGCAAACTAACGGCAATTGGTGGTGCTGGTCCTAGTCGAGATAATACTGGCAGTTTAGTTAAACGTCATAGTGGCAGTTTTACAGGCGCATTTGATTTAACATCGAATCGTGGCCAAACAG GTGCTGTGAATGGCTTTGACAGTGGGAAACATTGGGATGGTGATAGcttacaacagcagcaacaacaacaacaacatcaacagcaGTATACAACAGATGCAACACAGGGTATTGGTGGCTCATCATCATACAGCACAAGTGCAAGTAGTACAAATTCACCTATGAGACAGCGTCTCCCCTCACAGTCGGGTCTCAGCGATTTGAGTGGCAATACACCAGGCATCTTTGTTGGCGGCCTAGGTGGCAGTAATATTTACAGCAATAACATACAAACACCCAGTACATTTAATATTCCAACTGGTGTAAGTGCTGGTGGTGCTACTGGAGGAGCTGGTgttagcagtagtagtagtggtGTTGCTGGTGGAGGCAGCGCAGTGGCTATTGGAAATAGTAGCGTTGTTGCAGCAGGTCTTACTAGTGGTGGTAGCAGTAGTGGCGGTGGCACTGCAGGCAGTGTTG GGTAG